In the genome of Flavivirga spongiicola, one region contains:
- a CDS encoding GNAT family N-acetyltransferase codes for MIRSLNLSDVEELLDIYNYYVLNSIVTFDDEVLSLDTFKDKIIRINTDYPFIVFEENNEILGYAYGSKWRPKPAYKHTVESTVYVKHGALGKQIGTKLYTELLFELKKQNYHVVIGGLTLPNDASVKLHEKFGFKQVAHFKEVGLKFGKWLDVGFWQLDF; via the coding sequence ATGATTAGATCTTTAAACTTAAGTGATGTAGAAGAACTTTTAGATATTTATAATTATTATGTATTAAATTCTATAGTTACTTTTGATGATGAAGTCTTGTCTTTAGACACTTTTAAAGATAAAATTATACGTATAAATACAGATTATCCATTCATTGTTTTTGAAGAGAATAATGAAATTCTGGGGTATGCATATGGAAGTAAATGGCGTCCAAAACCTGCATATAAACACACTGTAGAATCTACAGTATATGTGAAACATGGTGCATTAGGAAAACAAATTGGCACTAAATTATATACAGAACTATTATTCGAATTAAAAAAACAAAATTATCATGTTGTTATAGGAGGCTTGACTTTACCAAATGATGCCAGTGTTAAACTTCATGAAAAATTTGGATTTAAGCAAGTAGCACATTTTAAAGAGGTAGGGTTGAAATTTGGTAAGTGGCTTGATGTTGGTTTTTGGCAGTTAGACTTTTAA
- a CDS encoding toxin-antitoxin system YwqK family antitoxin: protein MKLIIFIFFISINIAWTQTSYKEYYDDGTIKMESSKKDGKLYGNTKYYFPSGKLQRIVYYSEGKMNGIGKEYYESGQLAALVNTKDDQYHGAAKTYSNEGKILTTGEYHNNLRVGEHKAFYQNGILKSIGHYDENGKLSGALKDYYENSKPKLEANFINGNLTGERKEYFENGQLKDVTIYKNGKGNGSYHSYFENGKLNTKAHFVDGKLNGEFISYNKEGIISAEKEFALGKKTGSHIEYYKNGQIAVKSFYKEDYLEGDYFYYYSTGEIWVKAEMSYGRIIIKTVYFKNGSVISEEKKNKDSGDYDYKKYHANGELHSVGVKASWPQDAKTGEWMYYHTNGKLYKTELYSDYGGLMDIINCFDGEGNPLNKGSIVNGNGSLNHYDIKGTLLKTENYKDGSVEK, encoded by the coding sequence ATGAAATTAATAATATTCATTTTTTTTATTAGTATAAATATAGCATGGACCCAGACTTCATATAAAGAGTATTATGATGACGGTACAATAAAAATGGAGAGTAGTAAAAAGGATGGTAAATTATATGGGAATACTAAGTATTATTTTCCTTCGGGAAAACTTCAACGAATCGTTTATTATTCTGAAGGGAAAATGAATGGGATAGGAAAGGAGTATTATGAGAGTGGACAATTAGCTGCATTAGTTAATACTAAAGACGATCAATACCATGGCGCTGCTAAAACGTATTCAAATGAAGGGAAGATATTGACTACAGGTGAATATCATAATAATTTACGAGTAGGTGAGCATAAAGCTTTCTACCAAAATGGTATTTTAAAAAGTATTGGGCATTATGATGAAAATGGTAAACTAAGTGGGGCGCTTAAAGATTATTATGAGAATTCTAAACCTAAATTAGAAGCTAATTTTATAAACGGAAACCTGACAGGGGAAAGAAAGGAATATTTTGAGAATGGACAGTTAAAAGATGTGACTATATATAAAAATGGCAAAGGCAATGGAAGCTACCATTCATATTTTGAAAATGGGAAATTAAATACAAAAGCACATTTTGTAGATGGTAAATTGAATGGTGAATTTATATCTTATAATAAGGAAGGTATTATTAGTGCCGAAAAAGAATTTGCTCTTGGTAAAAAGACTGGTTCACACATAGAATATTATAAAAATGGACAAATAGCAGTAAAATCTTTTTATAAAGAAGATTATCTAGAAGGCGATTATTTTTATTATTATAGCACAGGAGAAATATGGGTGAAAGCAGAAATGAGCTATGGCCGTATCATTATTAAGACCGTTTATTTTAAAAATGGAAGTGTAATATCTGAAGAAAAAAAGAATAAAGATTCTGGTGATTATGATTATAAGAAATATCATGCAAATGGTGAATTGCATTCTGTAGGTGTTAAAGCAAGCTGGCCTCAAGACGCTAAAACAGGTGAATGGATGTATTATCATACTAATGGAAAATTATATAAAACAGAATTATATAGTGATTATGGAGGGCTTATGGATATAATTAACTGTTTTGATGGAGAAGGTAATCCATTAAACAAAGGTTCTATAGTTAACGGGAATGGTAGTTTGAACCATTATGATATAAAAGGAACTCTTTTAAAAACTGAAAACTATAAAGACGGAAGCGTTGAAAAATGA
- a CDS encoding thioredoxin family protein codes for MARTPSNMLPLETQAPSFNLFDTVSGNNVSLDQLKGNQATVIMFICNHCPFVIHVNQEIASIANSYTKKGMSFIAISSNDIINYPQDSPENMTIHAKNEAYSFPYLYDETQEVAKAYDAACTPDFYVFDANLKLTYRGQLDDSRPGNGIPVTGKDLRHALDCLIENKDNITPQKPSIGCNIKWK; via the coding sequence ATGGCCAGAACTCCATCCAATATGCTCCCTTTAGAAACGCAAGCACCATCATTTAATTTATTTGATACTGTCTCTGGAAATAATGTATCACTTGATCAATTAAAAGGAAATCAAGCTACTGTGATCATGTTTATATGCAATCATTGTCCATTTGTTATTCATGTAAACCAGGAAATAGCTTCAATTGCAAATTCATATACAAAAAAAGGTATGAGTTTTATTGCCATTTCTAGCAATGATATTATTAACTACCCTCAAGACAGTCCTGAAAACATGACTATTCATGCAAAAAATGAAGCGTACTCATTTCCTTATTTATATGATGAAACACAAGAAGTAGCAAAGGCTTATGATGCAGCATGCACTCCTGACTTTTATGTTTTTGATGCCAATTTAAAACTAACATATAGAGGGCAACTGGATGACTCTCGTCCAGGAAATGGCATACCCGTTACTGGAAAAGATTTAAGACATGCTTTAGATTGTTTAATTGAAAATAAGGATAATATTACTCCACAAAAACCTAGTATTGGCTGCAATATTAAATGGAAGTAA
- a CDS encoding PUR family DNA/RNA-binding protein yields the protein MNNNDMMEREEIFSKVLRAGRRTYFFDVRATKADDYYLTITESKKFTNDDGSFHYKKHKIYIYKEDFSEFKDILAEMTDYIIEKKGDEVISERHQKDFKKSYEVENKEESSTNDNTHKSTESFTDVDFDDI from the coding sequence ATGAACAATAATGATATGATGGAGAGAGAAGAGATTTTTTCGAAGGTATTAAGAGCTGGAAGACGTACCTATTTCTTTGACGTAAGAGCTACCAAGGCTGATGATTATTACTTGACTATTACTGAAAGTAAAAAGTTTACAAACGATGATGGGTCGTTTCATTACAAAAAGCACAAAATATATATTTATAAAGAAGACTTTTCTGAGTTCAAGGATATATTAGCTGAAATGACTGACTATATCATAGAAAAGAAAGGTGACGAAGTTATTAGCGAACGTCATCAAAAAGACTTTAAAAAGAGCTATGAAGTTGAAAACAAAGAAGAATCATCGACAAATGATAATACACACAAATCTACCGAAAGTTTTACTGATGTAGATTTTGATGATATATAA
- a CDS encoding tRNA-binding protein, with amino-acid sequence MNDAITFEDFTKVDLRVGTIIDVSDFPEARNPAYQLTIDFGDLGIKKSSAQITTLYKKEDLQQKQIVAVVNFPKKQIAKFMSECLVLGAVNGKDVILLNPENKVKNGTPVA; translated from the coding sequence ATGAATGATGCAATAACTTTTGAAGACTTTACTAAGGTCGATTTACGAGTAGGAACCATTATTGATGTTAGTGATTTTCCTGAAGCGAGAAACCCAGCCTATCAGCTTACTATAGATTTTGGAGATTTAGGAATTAAAAAATCATCTGCACAAATCACAACACTTTATAAAAAAGAGGATTTACAACAAAAACAAATAGTGGCGGTTGTAAATTTTCCTAAAAAGCAAATTGCTAAATTTATGAGCGAGTGTTTGGTGTTAGGAGCGGTAAATGGTAAAGATGTGATACTTCTAAATCCAGAAAATAAAGTGAAAAATGGAACACCAGTAGCTTAA
- a CDS encoding YfiT family bacillithiol transferase, which translates to MTEQQIEKLKYPIGRFECPTNLSKEDIESWISILEHFPTRLENLVKNLTDEQLDTVYRPGGWTIRQVVHHVSDSHHHSYTRFKWALTEDKPLIKAYFEDRWAELVDSKTAPIDMSINHIKAIHFKLVYLLKMLSQDDLNICFIHPETNSEVLLSYNIGNYAWHSNHHYAHIENLLKRKGWI; encoded by the coding sequence ATGACAGAGCAACAAATAGAAAAGCTTAAATACCCGATAGGACGGTTTGAATGTCCAACGAATTTATCTAAAGAAGATATTGAAAGTTGGATTTCCATATTAGAACATTTTCCAACCCGTTTAGAAAACCTTGTTAAAAACTTAACAGACGAGCAATTAGATACGGTATATAGACCTGGAGGCTGGACCATAAGGCAGGTAGTGCACCATGTGTCTGATAGCCATCATCATAGTTACACTAGGTTCAAATGGGCATTAACAGAAGATAAACCGCTTATAAAAGCTTATTTTGAAGATCGTTGGGCAGAACTTGTAGATTCTAAAACGGCTCCGATAGATATGTCAATAAATCATATAAAAGCAATACATTTTAAACTTGTTTATTTGTTGAAAATGTTATCTCAAGATGATTTGAATATTTGTTTTATTCACCCTGAAACAAATTCAGAGGTATTATTAAGCTATAATATTGGAAATTATGCATGGCATAGTAATCATCATTATGCTCATATAGAAAATTTGTTAAAAAGAAAAGGTTGGATTTAG
- a CDS encoding peptidylprolyl isomerase produces MQDGLYAKFNTTKGEILVALEYQKTPGTVGNFVALAEGNLENKVKPQGTPYYDGLKFHRVIPDFMIQGGCPQGSGSGNPGYQFDDEFHPDLKHDTPGVLSMANAGPGTNGSQFFITHVETPWLDNNHTVFGKVTEGQDIVNAIAQGDSIDSLEIIRVGSDAEAYNAIESFRTFEGSREKRLAEAKQAAEGELDKIAAGFNKTESGLRYQIIQEGSGVNAETGKTVSVHYKGQLADGTVFDSSYKRNQPIDFPLGVGQVIAGWDEGVGLLKVGDKARFVIPSHLGYGSRGAGGVIPPDATLIFDVELMDVK; encoded by the coding sequence ATGCAAGACGGTTTATACGCAAAATTTAATACAACAAAAGGAGAGATCCTTGTCGCTTTAGAATATCAAAAAACGCCGGGAACAGTAGGTAACTTTGTGGCTTTAGCAGAAGGAAACCTTGAAAATAAGGTAAAGCCTCAAGGGACTCCTTATTATGATGGTTTAAAATTTCATAGAGTCATTCCGGATTTCATGATTCAAGGAGGCTGTCCACAAGGATCAGGTTCTGGAAATCCAGGATATCAATTTGATGATGAGTTTCACCCAGATTTAAAACATGATACTCCAGGGGTTTTATCAATGGCAAATGCAGGACCAGGAACCAATGGAAGTCAGTTTTTTATCACTCATGTCGAAACACCATGGTTGGATAATAATCATACAGTTTTTGGTAAAGTAACAGAAGGTCAAGATATTGTTAATGCTATAGCTCAAGGTGATTCTATTGATAGTTTAGAAATTATACGTGTAGGCAGTGATGCAGAAGCTTACAATGCTATTGAATCTTTTAGAACTTTTGAAGGATCTAGAGAAAAAAGATTAGCAGAAGCAAAACAAGCGGCTGAAGGAGAATTGGATAAAATTGCGGCTGGTTTTAATAAAACAGAGAGTGGTTTACGTTATCAAATAATTCAGGAAGGAAGTGGGGTAAATGCAGAAACAGGTAAAACAGTGTCAGTTCATTATAAAGGACAATTAGCAGATGGAACTGTCTTCGATTCTTCATATAAACGTAATCAACCAATTGATTTTCCACTAGGTGTTGGTCAAGTTATTGCTGGTTGGGATGAAGGTGTTGGTTTACTAAAAGTAGGCGATAAAGCACGTTTTGTAATACCAAGTCATTTAGGATACGGAAGTAGAGGTGCTGGAGGAGTTATACCACCAGATGCTACTCTTATTTTTGATGTAGAGTTGATGGATGTAAAATAA